A genome region from Glycine max cultivar Williams 82 chromosome 5, Glycine_max_v4.0, whole genome shotgun sequence includes the following:
- the LOC100784412 gene encoding eukaryotic peptide chain release factor GTP-binding subunit ERF3A isoform X3 translates to MDIEEDIRSLQLDSAAEDNNGVVNAEDGRPEEVEKSDKMDEDPKQDVEAEPKAVEAEPKVKDKEVPSVQDEEDEPEMTKRHLNVVFIGHVDAGKSTTGGQILFLSGQVDERTIQKYEKEAKDKSRESWYMAYIMDTNEEERVKGKTVEVGRAHFETETTRFTILDAPGHKSYVPNMISGASQADIGVLVISARKGEFETGYERGGQTREHVQLAKTLGVSKLLVVVNKMDEPTVQWSKERYDEIESKMVPFLKQSGYNVKKDVLFLPISGLMGANMKTRVDKSVCPWWNGPCLFEALDAIEVPLRDPNGPFRMPIIDKFKDMGTVVMGKVESGSVREGDSLLVMPNKDPVKVVAIFIDEDRVKRAGPGENLRIRLSGVEEEDILSGFVLSSVANPIPAVTEFVAQLVILELLDNAIFTAGYKAVLHIHSVVEECEIVELLQQIDTKTKKPMKKKVLFVKNGAVVVCRVQVNNSICIEKFSDFPQLGRFTLRTEGKTVAVGKVTGL, encoded by the exons ATGG ATATTGAGGAGGACATCCGTTCTTTACAGCTCGATTCAGCAG CAGAAGACAATAATGGGGTGGTAAATGCAGAGGATGGAAGGCCAGAAGAAGTTGAGAAATCTGATAAGATGGATGAAG ATCCAAAGCAGGATGTTGAGGCTGAGCCAAAGGCTGTTGAGGCTGAGCCAAAAG TGAAGGATAAGGAGGTTCCTTCTGTtcaagatgaagaagatgaaccAGAGATGACAAAAAGACACttgaatgttgtttttattGGTCATGTTG ATGCTGGTAAGTCTACAACTGGAGGCCAGATACTTTTCCTTAGTGGTCAAGTTGATGAGCGGACTATCCAAAAATACGAGAAAGAGGCTAAGGACAAAAGTCGAGAAAGCTG GTATATGGCTTATATAATGGACACGAATGAGGAGGAGAGGGTAAAG GGAAAGACAGTTGAAGTTGGAAGAGCACATTTTGAGACTGAAACAACAAGGTTTACTATTTTGGATGCACCT GGTCACAAAAGCTATGTTCCTAACATGATTAGTGGTGCATCTCAAGCTGATATTGGAGTGTTG GTTATTTCTGCTCGGAAGGGAGAGTTTGAAACTGGATACGAGAGAGGTGGACAAACTCGTGAACATGTCCAGCTTGCAAAAACGCTGGGTGTGTCTAAGCTTCTTGTTGTCGTCAATAAAATGGATGAGCCTACAGTGCAATGGTCGAAAGAAAG GTATGATGAAATTGAGTCGAAGATGGTTCCATTTTTAAAGCAATCTGGATACAACGTAAAAAAAG ATGTCTTGTTTTTACCAATATCTGGTCTAATGGgtgcaaacatgaaaacaagaGTGGATAAAAGCGTTTGTCCATGGTGGAATGGACCTTGCTTATTTGAGGCACTTGACGCTATTGAAGTTCCACTGCGAGATCCCAACGGTCCTTTCAG GATGCCTATTATTGACAAATTCAAAGACATGGGAACTGTTGTTATGGGCAAAGTTGAATCTGGCAGTGTTCGTGAGGGAGATTCCTTGTTGGTCATGCCAAATAAg GATCCAGTGAAAGTTGTTGCCATATTTATTGATGAAGATCGTGTTAAACGTGCTGGACCTGGTGAAAATTTACGGATTAGATTATCTGGTGTTGAAGAAGAAGACATATTGTCTGGGTTTGTTCTATCTAGTGTTG CTAATCCAATACCAGCAGTTACCGAGTTTGTTGCTCAGTTGGTGATCCTTGAATTGCTAGACAAT GCTATTTTTACTGCTGGGTACAAGGCTGTTCTGCACATCCACTCTGTGGTTGAGGAATGCGAGATTGTTGAACTCTTGCAGCAAATCGATACAAAGACAAAGAAGCCTATGAAAAAGAAAGTTTTGTTTGTGAAGAATGGAGCTGTTGTAGTGTGCCGTGTTCAG GTTAATAACTCTATTTGCATCGAGAAGTTCTCTGATTTTCCCCAGCTTGGGAGGTTCACTCTTCGCACTGAAG GAAAAACTGTTGCTGTGGGAAAAGTCACTGGTCTGTGA
- the LOC100785302 gene encoding uncharacterized protein has product MAMSSIHTLYAFSFRLCFPNSSPQFKPLNAIPLRRTKHYNNNNNNVKFPRERTRTRATLDDVETDQLSSIPLVENEKAKKDVEESVKVLKDAAKTRKVAAEEILSALSIIEKAKVDPSAFFETLGGKESPGRTWMLIFTAEKQLKGGRYFPLTAVQRFDAAAKRIENGIYLGPIGQLTFEGRLSWKKRILAFVFENIRIKVGPLQPLEISLGKKEDKEPSTKDPFFIWFYVDEEIAVARGRSGGTAFWCRCRRANN; this is encoded by the exons ATGGCAATGAGCTCAATTCATACCTTGTACGCTTTTTCTTTCCGTTTGTGTTTCCCAAATTCATCTCCACAATTTAAGCCTCTGAATGCCATTCCACTAAGAAGAACAAAAcactacaacaacaacaacaacaacgttaAATTTCCCCGAGAAAGAACAAGGACCAGAGCAACCCTTGATGATGTTGAAACAGACCAACTTTCCTCAATCCCACTTGTTGAAAATGAGAAAGCCAAAAAG GATGTAGAGGAAAGTGTGAAAGTGTTAAAAGATGCAGCTAAGACAAGAAAGGTAGCAGCAGAGGAGATTCTTTCTGCATTGTCTATCATTGAGAAAGCAAAAGTTGATCCTTCTGCCTTTTTTGAAACCCTTGGTGGAAAGGAATCCCCTGGGAGGACCTGGATGCTAATTTTTACTGCTGAG AAACAACTAAAAGGTGGTCGATATTTTCCTCTCACAGCTGTTCAGAGGTTTGATGCTGCT GCAAAGAGGATCGAAAATGGAATATATCTTGGACCCATTGGACAGTTAACATTTGAAGGCAGACTTTCATGGAAAAAGAGAATACTGGCTTTTGTTTTTGAGAACATTCGAATAAAAGTTGGACCTTTGCAACCTCTAGAGATCAGTCTAGGAAAAAAGGAAGACAAAGAACCGAGTACCAAGGATCCTTTCTTCATCTGGTTTTATGTTGATGAGGAAATAGCTGTTGCTCGAGGCAGGAGTGGAGGAACTGCATTTTGGTGTCGGTGTCGTCGTGCCAATAACTGA
- the LOC100784412 gene encoding eukaryotic peptide chain release factor GTP-binding subunit ERF3A isoform X2, which translates to MDIEEDIRSLQLDSAEDNNGVVNAEDGRPEEVEKSDKMDEDPKQDVEAEPKAVEAEPKVKDKEVPSVQDEEDEPEMTKRHLNVVFIGHVDAGKSTTGGQILFLSGQVDERTIQKYEKEAKDKSRESWYMAYIMDTNEEERVKGKTVEVGRAHFETETTRFTILDAPGHKSYVPNMISGASQADIGVLVISARKGEFETGYERGGQTREHVQLAKTLGVSKLLVVVNKMDEPTVQWSKERYDEIESKMVPFLKQSGYNVKKDVLFLPISGLMGANMKTRVDKSVCPWWNGPCLFEALDAIEVPLRDPNGPFRYCISDHLGPLLRSFIICLLCLKFNFFAKIEGSDLCRMPIIDKFKDMGTVVMGKVESGSVREGDSLLVMPNKDPVKVVAIFIDEDRVKRAGPGENLRIRLSGVEEEDILSGFVLSSVANPIPAVTEFVAQLVILELLDNAIFTAGYKAVLHIHSVVEECEIVELLQQIDTKTKKPMKKKVLFVKNGAVVVCRVQVNNSICIEKFSDFPQLGRFTLRTEGKTVAVGKVTGL; encoded by the exons ATGG ATATTGAGGAGGACATCCGTTCTTTACAGCTCGATTCAGCAG AAGACAATAATGGGGTGGTAAATGCAGAGGATGGAAGGCCAGAAGAAGTTGAGAAATCTGATAAGATGGATGAAG ATCCAAAGCAGGATGTTGAGGCTGAGCCAAAGGCTGTTGAGGCTGAGCCAAAAG TGAAGGATAAGGAGGTTCCTTCTGTtcaagatgaagaagatgaaccAGAGATGACAAAAAGACACttgaatgttgtttttattGGTCATGTTG ATGCTGGTAAGTCTACAACTGGAGGCCAGATACTTTTCCTTAGTGGTCAAGTTGATGAGCGGACTATCCAAAAATACGAGAAAGAGGCTAAGGACAAAAGTCGAGAAAGCTG GTATATGGCTTATATAATGGACACGAATGAGGAGGAGAGGGTAAAG GGAAAGACAGTTGAAGTTGGAAGAGCACATTTTGAGACTGAAACAACAAGGTTTACTATTTTGGATGCACCT GGTCACAAAAGCTATGTTCCTAACATGATTAGTGGTGCATCTCAAGCTGATATTGGAGTGTTG GTTATTTCTGCTCGGAAGGGAGAGTTTGAAACTGGATACGAGAGAGGTGGACAAACTCGTGAACATGTCCAGCTTGCAAAAACGCTGGGTGTGTCTAAGCTTCTTGTTGTCGTCAATAAAATGGATGAGCCTACAGTGCAATGGTCGAAAGAAAG GTATGATGAAATTGAGTCGAAGATGGTTCCATTTTTAAAGCAATCTGGATACAACGTAAAAAAAG ATGTCTTGTTTTTACCAATATCTGGTCTAATGGgtgcaaacatgaaaacaagaGTGGATAAAAGCGTTTGTCCATGGTGGAATGGACCTTGCTTATTTGAGGCACTTGACGCTATTGAAGTTCCACTGCGAGATCCCAACGGTCCTTTCAGGTATTGCATTTCTGACCATCTTGGCCCCCTCTTGAGGTcctttataatttgtttattatgtTTGAAGTTCAACTTTTTTGCTAAGATTGAGGGTTCTGACTTGTGCAGGATGCCTATTATTGACAAATTCAAAGACATGGGAACTGTTGTTATGGGCAAAGTTGAATCTGGCAGTGTTCGTGAGGGAGATTCCTTGTTGGTCATGCCAAATAAg GATCCAGTGAAAGTTGTTGCCATATTTATTGATGAAGATCGTGTTAAACGTGCTGGACCTGGTGAAAATTTACGGATTAGATTATCTGGTGTTGAAGAAGAAGACATATTGTCTGGGTTTGTTCTATCTAGTGTTG CTAATCCAATACCAGCAGTTACCGAGTTTGTTGCTCAGTTGGTGATCCTTGAATTGCTAGACAAT GCTATTTTTACTGCTGGGTACAAGGCTGTTCTGCACATCCACTCTGTGGTTGAGGAATGCGAGATTGTTGAACTCTTGCAGCAAATCGATACAAAGACAAAGAAGCCTATGAAAAAGAAAGTTTTGTTTGTGAAGAATGGAGCTGTTGTAGTGTGCCGTGTTCAG GTTAATAACTCTATTTGCATCGAGAAGTTCTCTGATTTTCCCCAGCTTGGGAGGTTCACTCTTCGCACTGAAG GAAAAACTGTTGCTGTGGGAAAAGTCACTGGTCTGTGA
- the LOC100785837 gene encoding protein PLASTID MOVEMENT IMPAIRED 1 translates to MADAKSNPNAQLLEELEALSESLYKQHTSTTTRRTASLVLPRTSAPPIEDAKDDDGSSNKARRRMSMSPWRSRPKNDDATAKAETKKLDGTSTISSGDSDRKGIWKWKPIRALSHIGMQKLSCLFSVEVVAAQGLPSSMNGLRLSVCVRKKETKDGAVKTMPSRVSQGAADFEETLFIRCHVYHTSNQGTAKQIKFEPRPFWIYLFAVDAKELDFGRSSVDLTELIRESIEKNQQGTRVRQWDTSFGLSGKAKGGELVLKLGFQIMEKDGGVDIYNNQVENSKSSSGKLSSFSSSFARKQSKTSFSMSSPRMTSRNDAWTPSQSGIGEDIQGMDDLNLDDPNPAQDSSSSTQKVDERSKEQVEDFDLPDFEVVDKGVEVQEKEEDGGEEAEEPVQEESTSSEVVKEVVLDHVHLTRLSELDSIAQQIKALESMMGEDDKFTNVEEETEPQRLDADEETVTREFLQMLEDQDNSDYLFNQPEIPPLKLEGHEDASSEDGDSKVYLPDLGKGLGCVIQTRDGGYLASMNPLDIAVARKDAPKLAMQMSRPFVLASHQSLTGFELFQKLAGIGFDELSSKVLSLMPIDEMIGKTAEQVAFEGIANAIIQGRNKEGASSSAARIVSYLKSMGSAMSSGRRERITTGLWNVEEEPLTAEKLLAFAMQKVESMTVEALKIQADMAEELEAPFDISAKKGEGGKDLLASVIPLEEWIRDHSYAKTVAGSDGEPEKVTLVLVVQLRDPLRRYEAVGGPVMVLIHATSADTKGKEEEKRFKVTSMHVGGFKLTSAIKKNAWDSGKQRLTAMQWLVAYGLGKAGNKKGKQSLAKGQQDQLWSISSRIVADMWLKTMRNPDINLGK, encoded by the coding sequence ATGGCAGATGCCAAGAGCAACCCCAATGCACAACTCCTTGAAGAACTGGAGGCTTTGAGCGAATCCCTTTACAAACAACACACCTCCACCACAACCAGAAGAACAGCTTCCCTTGTGTTGCCACGAACTTCGGCTCCACCTATTGAAGATGCCAAAGATGATGATGGAAGCAGCAACAAAGCTCGGCGGCGCATGTCCATGTCCCCGTGGCGATCTAGACCAAAGAATGATGATGCCACTGCCAAGGCAGAAACCAAAAAGCTTGATGGCACATCAACAATTTCTTCAGGTGACAGTGACAGGAAAGGGATTTGGAAGTGGAAGCCTATTCGGGCTTTGTCTCACATTGGAATGCAGAAACTAAGCTGTTTGTTTTCTGTTGAAGTGGTCGCAGCTCAAGGCCTTCCTTCTTCCATGAATGGACTTAGACTATCCGTTTGCGTtagaaagaaggaaacaaagGATGGTGCGGTTAAGACAATGCCATCAAGGGTTTCACAAGGAGCTGCAGATTTTGAAGAGACCCTTTTCATCAGGTGTCATGTTTATCATACCTCCAACCAAGGCACTGCAAAGCAGATCAAGTTTGAGCCACGCCCCTTTTGGATATACCTTTTTGCTGTTGATGCTAAGGAGCTTGATTTTGGAAGAAGCTCCGTGGATTTGACTGAGCTAATAAGAGAATCCATTGAGAAAAACCAACAAGGCACGCGGGTGAGGCAATGGGACACAAGCTTTGGCCTGTCTGGAAAGGCAAAAGGAGGAGAACTTGTTCTCAAACTGGGTTTCCAGATCATGGAGAAAGATGGAGGAgttgatatatataataatcaagTGGAGAATTCAAAGTCCAGCTCTGGCAAGCTTAGtagtttctcttcttcttttgctcGTAAACAATCCAAGACATCATTCAGCATGTCTAGTCCTAGAATGACAAGTAGAAATGATGCATGGACTCCTTCACAATCAGGAATAGGAGAGGATATTCAAGGAATGGATGATTTGAACCTTGATGATCCAAATCCGGCTCAGGATTCCTCTTCCTCTACACAGAAAGTTGATGAACGTAGTAAGGAACAGGTGGAGGATTTTGATCTTCCGGATTTCGAGGTTGTGGATAAAGGGGTTGAGGTtcaagagaaggaagaagatgGAGGAGAGGAAGCTGAGGAACCTGTCCAGGAGGAATCAACTTCAAGTGAGGTTGTCAAGGAAGTAGTGCTTGATCATGTGCACCTTACTAGATTGTCAGAGCTTGATTCAATTGCTCAGCAGATAAAAGCTCTCGAGTCTATGATGGGAGAAGATGATAAGTTTACGAATGTAGAGGAAGAGACAGAACCACAGAGGCTAGATGCAGATGAAGAAACTGTGACTAGGGAGTTTCTTCAGATGCTTGAGGATCAAGACAACAGTGATTACTTGTTCAATCAACCTGAAATTCCACCTCTAAAGCTTGAAGGACACGAAGATGCTTCTTCTGAAGATGGAGATTCCAAAGTGTATCTTCCTGACCTTGGAAAGGGCTTGGGTTGTGTAATTCAAACAAGGGATGGAGGCTACTTGGCTTCCATGAACCCTTTGGATATTGCTGTGGCTAGAAAAGATGCTCCAAAGCTAGCTATGCAGATGTCAAGGCCTTTTGTGTTGGCATCACACCAATCCTTGACAGGGTTCGAGTTGTTTCAGAAATTGGCTGGCATTGGATTTGATGAACTCAGCTCCAAGGTTTTGTCCTTAATGCCCATAGATGAAATGATAGGCAAAACTGCAGAACAGGTTGCTTTTGAAGGCATTGCTAATGCAATCATACAAGGTAGGAACAAGGAAGGAGCCAGTTCCAGTGCTGCTAGAATAGTTTCTTACTTGAAAAGCATGGGAAGTGCCATGAGTTCAGGAAGGAGAGAGAGAATAACAACAGGACTTTGGAATGTTGAAGAGGAGCCACTCACAGCAGAGAAGCTTCTGGCGTTTGCCATGCAGAAGGTTGAGTCCATGACAGTCGAAGCATTGAAAATTCAAGCTGACATGGCTGAGGAATTAGAAGCCCCATTTGATATTTCTGCAAAGAAAGGAGAGGGTGGGAAGGATCTTTTGGCTTCAGTTATTCCACTTGAGGAATGGATCAGAGACCACAGCTATGCTAAAACTGTTGCAGGTTCTGATGGGGAACCAGAAAAAGTGACACTCGTGTTGGTTGTCCAATTGAGAGATCCATTGAGACGCTATGAAGCAGTTGGAGGACCTGTGATGGTGCTGATTCATGCAACAAGTGCTGACACAAAAGGGAAGGAGGAGGAGAAAAGGTTCAAGGTAACAAGCATGCATGTGGGGGGTTTCAAGTTGACAAGTGCCATAAAGAAGAATGCATGGGACAGTGGGAAGCAGAGACTTACTGCAATGCAATGGTTGGTTGCATATGGTTTGGGAAAGGCAGGGAACAAGAAAGGGAAGCAATCATTGGCAAAGGGACAACAAGACCAGTTGTGGAGCATTTCATCGCGAATAGTTGCTGACATGTGGCTCAAAACCATGAGAAATCCAGATATCAATCTTGGAAAGTAG
- the LOC100784412 gene encoding eukaryotic peptide chain release factor GTP-binding subunit ERF3A isoform X1: MDIEEDIRSLQLDSAAEDNNGVVNAEDGRPEEVEKSDKMDEDPKQDVEAEPKAVEAEPKVKDKEVPSVQDEEDEPEMTKRHLNVVFIGHVDAGKSTTGGQILFLSGQVDERTIQKYEKEAKDKSRESWYMAYIMDTNEEERVKGKTVEVGRAHFETETTRFTILDAPGHKSYVPNMISGASQADIGVLVISARKGEFETGYERGGQTREHVQLAKTLGVSKLLVVVNKMDEPTVQWSKERYDEIESKMVPFLKQSGYNVKKDVLFLPISGLMGANMKTRVDKSVCPWWNGPCLFEALDAIEVPLRDPNGPFRYCISDHLGPLLRSFIICLLCLKFNFFAKIEGSDLCRMPIIDKFKDMGTVVMGKVESGSVREGDSLLVMPNKDPVKVVAIFIDEDRVKRAGPGENLRIRLSGVEEEDILSGFVLSSVANPIPAVTEFVAQLVILELLDNAIFTAGYKAVLHIHSVVEECEIVELLQQIDTKTKKPMKKKVLFVKNGAVVVCRVQVNNSICIEKFSDFPQLGRFTLRTEGKTVAVGKVTGL, from the exons ATGG ATATTGAGGAGGACATCCGTTCTTTACAGCTCGATTCAGCAG CAGAAGACAATAATGGGGTGGTAAATGCAGAGGATGGAAGGCCAGAAGAAGTTGAGAAATCTGATAAGATGGATGAAG ATCCAAAGCAGGATGTTGAGGCTGAGCCAAAGGCTGTTGAGGCTGAGCCAAAAG TGAAGGATAAGGAGGTTCCTTCTGTtcaagatgaagaagatgaaccAGAGATGACAAAAAGACACttgaatgttgtttttattGGTCATGTTG ATGCTGGTAAGTCTACAACTGGAGGCCAGATACTTTTCCTTAGTGGTCAAGTTGATGAGCGGACTATCCAAAAATACGAGAAAGAGGCTAAGGACAAAAGTCGAGAAAGCTG GTATATGGCTTATATAATGGACACGAATGAGGAGGAGAGGGTAAAG GGAAAGACAGTTGAAGTTGGAAGAGCACATTTTGAGACTGAAACAACAAGGTTTACTATTTTGGATGCACCT GGTCACAAAAGCTATGTTCCTAACATGATTAGTGGTGCATCTCAAGCTGATATTGGAGTGTTG GTTATTTCTGCTCGGAAGGGAGAGTTTGAAACTGGATACGAGAGAGGTGGACAAACTCGTGAACATGTCCAGCTTGCAAAAACGCTGGGTGTGTCTAAGCTTCTTGTTGTCGTCAATAAAATGGATGAGCCTACAGTGCAATGGTCGAAAGAAAG GTATGATGAAATTGAGTCGAAGATGGTTCCATTTTTAAAGCAATCTGGATACAACGTAAAAAAAG ATGTCTTGTTTTTACCAATATCTGGTCTAATGGgtgcaaacatgaaaacaagaGTGGATAAAAGCGTTTGTCCATGGTGGAATGGACCTTGCTTATTTGAGGCACTTGACGCTATTGAAGTTCCACTGCGAGATCCCAACGGTCCTTTCAGGTATTGCATTTCTGACCATCTTGGCCCCCTCTTGAGGTcctttataatttgtttattatgtTTGAAGTTCAACTTTTTTGCTAAGATTGAGGGTTCTGACTTGTGCAGGATGCCTATTATTGACAAATTCAAAGACATGGGAACTGTTGTTATGGGCAAAGTTGAATCTGGCAGTGTTCGTGAGGGAGATTCCTTGTTGGTCATGCCAAATAAg GATCCAGTGAAAGTTGTTGCCATATTTATTGATGAAGATCGTGTTAAACGTGCTGGACCTGGTGAAAATTTACGGATTAGATTATCTGGTGTTGAAGAAGAAGACATATTGTCTGGGTTTGTTCTATCTAGTGTTG CTAATCCAATACCAGCAGTTACCGAGTTTGTTGCTCAGTTGGTGATCCTTGAATTGCTAGACAAT GCTATTTTTACTGCTGGGTACAAGGCTGTTCTGCACATCCACTCTGTGGTTGAGGAATGCGAGATTGTTGAACTCTTGCAGCAAATCGATACAAAGACAAAGAAGCCTATGAAAAAGAAAGTTTTGTTTGTGAAGAATGGAGCTGTTGTAGTGTGCCGTGTTCAG GTTAATAACTCTATTTGCATCGAGAAGTTCTCTGATTTTCCCCAGCTTGGGAGGTTCACTCTTCGCACTGAAG GAAAAACTGTTGCTGTGGGAAAAGTCACTGGTCTGTGA
- the LOC100784412 gene encoding eukaryotic peptide chain release factor GTP-binding subunit ERF3A isoform X4, protein MDIEEDIRSLQLDSAEDNNGVVNAEDGRPEEVEKSDKMDEDPKQDVEAEPKAVEAEPKVKDKEVPSVQDEEDEPEMTKRHLNVVFIGHVDAGKSTTGGQILFLSGQVDERTIQKYEKEAKDKSRESWYMAYIMDTNEEERVKGKTVEVGRAHFETETTRFTILDAPGHKSYVPNMISGASQADIGVLVISARKGEFETGYERGGQTREHVQLAKTLGVSKLLVVVNKMDEPTVQWSKERYDEIESKMVPFLKQSGYNVKKDVLFLPISGLMGANMKTRVDKSVCPWWNGPCLFEALDAIEVPLRDPNGPFRMPIIDKFKDMGTVVMGKVESGSVREGDSLLVMPNKDPVKVVAIFIDEDRVKRAGPGENLRIRLSGVEEEDILSGFVLSSVANPIPAVTEFVAQLVILELLDNAIFTAGYKAVLHIHSVVEECEIVELLQQIDTKTKKPMKKKVLFVKNGAVVVCRVQVNNSICIEKFSDFPQLGRFTLRTEGKTVAVGKVTGL, encoded by the exons ATGG ATATTGAGGAGGACATCCGTTCTTTACAGCTCGATTCAGCAG AAGACAATAATGGGGTGGTAAATGCAGAGGATGGAAGGCCAGAAGAAGTTGAGAAATCTGATAAGATGGATGAAG ATCCAAAGCAGGATGTTGAGGCTGAGCCAAAGGCTGTTGAGGCTGAGCCAAAAG TGAAGGATAAGGAGGTTCCTTCTGTtcaagatgaagaagatgaaccAGAGATGACAAAAAGACACttgaatgttgtttttattGGTCATGTTG ATGCTGGTAAGTCTACAACTGGAGGCCAGATACTTTTCCTTAGTGGTCAAGTTGATGAGCGGACTATCCAAAAATACGAGAAAGAGGCTAAGGACAAAAGTCGAGAAAGCTG GTATATGGCTTATATAATGGACACGAATGAGGAGGAGAGGGTAAAG GGAAAGACAGTTGAAGTTGGAAGAGCACATTTTGAGACTGAAACAACAAGGTTTACTATTTTGGATGCACCT GGTCACAAAAGCTATGTTCCTAACATGATTAGTGGTGCATCTCAAGCTGATATTGGAGTGTTG GTTATTTCTGCTCGGAAGGGAGAGTTTGAAACTGGATACGAGAGAGGTGGACAAACTCGTGAACATGTCCAGCTTGCAAAAACGCTGGGTGTGTCTAAGCTTCTTGTTGTCGTCAATAAAATGGATGAGCCTACAGTGCAATGGTCGAAAGAAAG GTATGATGAAATTGAGTCGAAGATGGTTCCATTTTTAAAGCAATCTGGATACAACGTAAAAAAAG ATGTCTTGTTTTTACCAATATCTGGTCTAATGGgtgcaaacatgaaaacaagaGTGGATAAAAGCGTTTGTCCATGGTGGAATGGACCTTGCTTATTTGAGGCACTTGACGCTATTGAAGTTCCACTGCGAGATCCCAACGGTCCTTTCAG GATGCCTATTATTGACAAATTCAAAGACATGGGAACTGTTGTTATGGGCAAAGTTGAATCTGGCAGTGTTCGTGAGGGAGATTCCTTGTTGGTCATGCCAAATAAg GATCCAGTGAAAGTTGTTGCCATATTTATTGATGAAGATCGTGTTAAACGTGCTGGACCTGGTGAAAATTTACGGATTAGATTATCTGGTGTTGAAGAAGAAGACATATTGTCTGGGTTTGTTCTATCTAGTGTTG CTAATCCAATACCAGCAGTTACCGAGTTTGTTGCTCAGTTGGTGATCCTTGAATTGCTAGACAAT GCTATTTTTACTGCTGGGTACAAGGCTGTTCTGCACATCCACTCTGTGGTTGAGGAATGCGAGATTGTTGAACTCTTGCAGCAAATCGATACAAAGACAAAGAAGCCTATGAAAAAGAAAGTTTTGTTTGTGAAGAATGGAGCTGTTGTAGTGTGCCGTGTTCAG GTTAATAACTCTATTTGCATCGAGAAGTTCTCTGATTTTCCCCAGCTTGGGAGGTTCACTCTTCGCACTGAAG GAAAAACTGTTGCTGTGGGAAAAGTCACTGGTCTGTGA